The following nucleotide sequence is from Harmonia axyridis chromosome 5, icHarAxyr1.1, whole genome shotgun sequence.
tcaatgcgccagttgttctctgtgtgtttacaatattctccatttgttttgagtgaattgatctctgtgtgtttacaatattctccatttgttttgagtgaattgatctctgtgtgtttacaatattctccatttgttttgagtgaattgattagtgctgttaatttgaaaaaggtaattatttaagtgatgttcaattttatattgagaaaccgcatggtcaaaacataaacacatgctttttatttactttgttataaaaatcaccatcaatcattttatattatttaattttttaaatactattgttgaagtatctacctagattagttgataatgaattaattttgtacttttcttgtttatataggttgaaatttcaacatggatcaacaagcattatgcagtatttgtgacacagttttgatcaatgacaccgacactgttgtttcagtgaaagagagaggattaaaaaagttgattgagaaaagcattgagaAGGAAGACAGAAAAAGCGAGTTATGGCTCGGAAAGATTGAAGtaagttttcatgaaaaatgtagGAAGTCGTATCCTATGTCTACCTCTTCAATtaagagaaaatcaaaattatctacTGATCCATCTTCATCACATTTTACATCATCTGTAGTTGGACCAAGTATACTACCAGCGTCAACttcaacaaatttgaattttgattttgtaaatctatgttttttttgtaaaatgtcaTTGGATCGCAAACATAAACGGGTCCATTTGATAGCTAATAAGTACACACAAGACCAGATACTGGATATTGCCAGGAGGCAAAATGATGAGTTTAGTACTGAATTGATTAAACGCATTAAAGACATCAACCTAGTTGACTGTAAAGCTAGTTATCATCATAAATGCTACGTGAATTTTAATAAGCTCGTGAAGGAACCAAAAATCTCTACCCTTAAAGAACAAACAGCtaggatttttaatcaaatttgcAAACACATTGAAGAAAGCTGTCAGTATACATTTAGTTTGCGGGAACTAAAAGATATCATGGGAGATGATCCCTTGAGtcactttgttttatttcgaatgttgaaagaaaaatataaagatgatatcttcatatcTCATCATCGAGGTAAGGAACCAATGATCTATTATAAAACATTCgatatttctaaaatttgtaGCGATTGGTTCACTGGTGATGGCGATGAAATGGATGATTTACAAAAGCAAACAATTTTGAATGTCGCTGTCAAAATACTCCgtaatgaaattattaaacACGATTATCGTAATACATCGTACCCTCCTGCGTCCAGTTTTCTTGACGATGTTGTGTCATCAATTCCGCCATTATTAACTTCGTTCCTTGGAAATTTACTATGCAAGGATAACAGTGACCAATACagtgataattttattgttAGAGATTCAATAGCACATTCCATCGTCAGTTATTTACGTCCCAAACAATTTATATCATCTCTCCAATTGGCAGTTGGTTCATATGTCCACAGAAAAACTGGTTCCAGACTAATTGTTGATCTGTTGAGCAAATTAGGTGTTTGTGCCTCATATTATCACATTCAGTTGCATGAAGCTTGTACAGTTATTAATCCTCCAGCTCTTAAAATTAATAGTGATAAGCCATTTGCACAATTTGTGTTTGATAATACTGATCACAATGCTAAAACATTAGATGGTAAAGAGACTTTTCATTGCCTTGGTGGAATAGTAGCGTATACGCCTGAATCGTCTATaagcttcgaagaaaatattgttaaatttaaGAAAATGCCAAAACCTCAGGAATTAGTATCAAAACACGTTATTCCCCAATTACCTTACGGGTCTTTTAACACTAAGGCTCTACAATCACTAGAATTcattgcgataaaaaacattCCAGTGAGAAAATCACCTGTGATATCAACTTATTATTCTGCGTATCTTTGGGCCAAGTTCTTCGAGGTTAAAAACGTACCATCTTGGAAAGGATATATGGAAGTTTTGTCTTCCGGGATTCCTTATACAATGTCGCAAATTGTTTGCTTACCATTTATAAATGGACCACCGTCAAATTTGACGACATTAAATAGTTCTTTACACTATGCAGCAGCTGAAACTCGTAAATTAAATAGACAGACATGTTTTGTCACATATGACCAGCCATTATATGCTAAAGCTCTTTCGATAGTACAAGAATCGAAtagtgaagaattaaaaaatgttgtcgTTCGTCTTGGTGGCTTCCACCTGTTAATGTCATACCTGGGAGCAATCGGTTACATTATGTCTGAGAGTGGAATTGAAGATTTATGGACAACAGTCTATGCAGGTGATTCTGTAAAGAAAATGTTAACTGGTCATGCTTATGCTAGAGCGTTGCGAGCTCATATCATGTCGTTCACCGCACTTGGTATTATAATTTGTAGAAGCTTGAAACCTTCGGATGAATTCCAAGATTCTATTAAAAAGTTTTTCGGTACGTGGGATTCAGAACCTCCACTTCTAACAGATTGTGATGACGAACCAGTAATAACTGATATGTGCGAAAGATTTGTACAGCAACTGGCAGTGATGGAAAAAAATGGTCCAACATCTAAATTATGGATCCAGTATTTCAAAAGCATTATTATTGCATTGCAATTTTTAGAAGCGGAACGATTAGGCAATTGGGAACTACACTTACAAAGCGTCAAAGAGATGTTACCATTCTTCCATGCAAGTGGACATTATCCATATGCGAAATACGCTCAAATTTATTTGCAACAAATGGCTGACCTCGAGTTAATTATGGATCCAGGAGAATATGACGAATTCACGAAGGAAGGTTTTTTTACAATTCGTAGATCCGAAAAAGCATGGGCTGGAATTTGGTCAGACATGGTTATTGAACAGACCCTCAATCGTTTCTTCGGTACTGACTTGAAGCATGGAAGAGGTGTTACTTCCAGTGTTGTAACAAGATATTTAGTAGCAATGCCATCAGCATTCAATATCATGGAATGTTTAGAGACATATTGCAAGATTGAATCAAGCAACAGTGAACAACATGTTGATATTTCAAGAAGTAGAATCACAAAAGATGAAgtaggaattaaaaaatttttgttttggcttgatgaaagaaATCCATTTGAGGTTAGAACTTCATTAGTATCACTCTCTACTGGAATCATAGGTGGACCAACAATTAATTGTCATAATGCAGTAGAAGTTGGATTGCAAGGTATAGCTACCATGGTtggtaaaaatattgataacgtTTCTTTGTCTAACGCGTTCAAAGTGAAAACACTTGCAAATGCGAAAAGTGGTATGCATATTGGCGATGATTTTGTTGCTGTCGACTCATTCTTGTTAATTCAGAGAATATCAgtattttttcatggcaatGTTGAAGAAACACGCAATGCATTGAAGTACGAGTTGTCACCGTTTCCTCTGAGCTTATTCGACGAACATGGATTAATGAGAAAAACACCAAAATCAGAATTGTATAACGTTTTCCAGCCATACATTCAATCGCCTGCCTTAATATCTGGATCTGgatcaatttttgtaattgatGGTGGCTGGCTTCTGCATAGCTATGTTTGGCCGCATGGAAAGAAATACTCAGACATTTGTAACCTTTACTACTCTTATCTTATTAAACATTTTGGATCTAACGTGACAGTCATATTCGATGGCTACTCGAAGGAAACAATAGGAATTAAGTCCTACGAAAGATATCGCAGAAAAGAAAAATGTGTTGCTGCAGATGTTGAGATTTCTGAAGATAATCTCGTGACCTTGACCCAAAAGAAGTTCCTGTCCAATATTGCAAATAAGAAACAATTTGTAAACTTACTGAGTAATAATCTTCAAAACCGTGGTATTAGCACGAATATAGCTTCAGAAGACGCGGATCTTTTAATTGTCAAAACTGCAATCGAtttaaaaagaagaagaaatcaatccGTGACGATAGTTGGTAATGATATTGACTTACTTATCATTTTGATTTCACTTGTCTCTGACGAAGAGGTAATATACTTTTATAAAATGACACCAGGAAAACAAGCTAATGTTATTTATTCTACGGAATACGATAAAAATTTGAAgccttttttgctttttgcgcaTGCATTTGCAGGTTGCGACACTACAAgtgcaatttttaaaaaaggaaaaaaaagtataatatctttattgaaaaaaaaacctgatttGCAAGCTCTAATTTCTGTTTTCTATGAGTCTAATCGTTCAATTGAGGAATTATACGcagtatctgaaaaaattatattccatCTCTATGGTCAAAGTATTACAGATGAACTGACACTTGGTGAATTAAGATATAGGATATTTTCATTATCGGCTGCTGCTTTTAAAAAAGAAGTTATCTTAGCTTCTTTACCACCGACTGAATCAGCCCTACGAGAACATACAAAACGAGTGTATTATCAAATTCAACAGTGGTTAGGCAACAATCTAAATCCGGACGATTGGGGTTGGAGAAGAACCTTATTTATGATGATACCTATCATGTCAAACGCGGAACCAGCACCAAAGGAGTTAATAGATAAAGTAAGTTACAATTCACACCAACTTATCTTATTTTAGTGTTATccaatagtaataataaattattcattttgcattttattttaacaGGTTTCTTGTAGCTGTAAAACGAATTGTTTATCAGCTCGATGTGGTTGCAAAAAAAGTGgtttaaaatgcaataaattttgtaaaagttgccaaggccaaagctgtgaTAACGCTTCTGCAAGATCGTTTAATCTTGAGgatgatgaaaatgaagataaagaagatgaagaaagagatgatagtgatgatgaaaatgatgatgatggaAATGTTTATGAGGATGAAAATGATGGTGAAGAAGAAACTACTGTCGAAGACGGAGAACAAGAAAATGAAGCTATATGTACAGGACGTAAAACTGTTAAAAACACTCGTTCAAAAGTATCCACACAAAAGgtataatatcaatcaaataaaattcttctttagttaatttttacgctatggacgataatttttttcttgtattctTCACAGATTTTTTGTGGTTGTAGAACCAATTGTGCATCAGCAAGATGTAGTTGTAGAAAAAGTTCTCTCAAATGTAATGAATTATGCAAGTTTTGTCATGGTGATACATGCAATAACAGTATAAATGCAGGCGTTGATACCAATGAAGATAGTGAATATGAGACACATACAAAAGCTAACGATAAAGACGAAGAAACACCTACTGAAGAAGAAAACGAAGGAAGCTCAACTGTTAGAGACAGCAGTCCActtgatgaaatttatattaactttgaaaaattttaatataatttttggaattgcaaaatctatatttttttatttattatataattagagAATCAATTACTCTTAGgaagtttcttcaaatttttttaattgtaatacaattttgtaatctattaaaaaaaaaaaaatttttctctagaattaaagtttataatcatataagtaattttttttctgtcttctttttctgtcttccttctcaatgcttttctcaatcaacttttttaatcctctctctttcactgaaacaacagtgtcggtgtcattgatcaaaactgtgtcacaaatactgcataatgcttgttgatccatgttgaaatttcaacctatataaacaagaaaagtacaaaattaattcattatcaactaatctaggtagatacttcaacaatagtatttacaaaattaaataatataaaatgattgatggtgatttttataacaaagtaaataaaaagcatgtgtttatgttttgaccatgcggtttctcaatataaaattgaacatcacttaaataattaccttttccaaattaacagcactaatcaattcactcaaaacaaatggagaatattgtaaacacacagagaacaactggcgcattgagaacaactggcgcattgagaacaactgacgcatgcgcatgaggtaccgaagtcggtagtgaaagcaaatggccgccacacaatatctttaaccaggtaaattattttatatctgcttgaaaagaacaggtaaaaattaaatttcaacgcgtatggtcaatttcttaaaatattaatctattaaaaaaaatatatatatattttcatcagttaaagttgatttaatttgaaaataaaaattttaaattgttataacttttttataaacaattaaaaaaaaaaaatttttctctagaattaaagtttataatcatataagtaatttaaaaaaaaaaattatgagttttttcaatttttcaacaacttatgattttttaaagttcctgttatcatcccctagcttttagctaccatatctcagttaatttcaattttaggaaaaaaagttgtgagaacatttttatgtaaaattttacgctctacaacttttattcgaaacttttttttctaacacttaccatttccccaaaatttcaaaaaaaccccttttttaattttttttcaccccttcccgggggtgaatttgaaaaaacctttcacagttcgtttttagatgcttcaaagtaacttatatccaaaattcaagttttaacctcaaaattcgtatttcattggccattttcttggactatttGTTTCAAAGTAGGACACGTCAATAatatatgaagaagaaaaatatgtcAGCAATGACAGCAATACGATCAAACGAAAATACTGTAAATAATTTCAAGATCCTAATAATTTTCcttatattcatattgaataatcatatttatctactcctatttcTCTTTCTTACAAACTAAAATTTGCGTCAAGCCTTTGTTTCATCtgtgtttttcttcatttccttcCATTTGGCCATGTAGACTCCTTCCGGGTCGTATCTAGCCTCAAGAAGGTGAAACataactcattattcaactgcttttgagcaattaatagtatatattaacaaacagcgtgatttataataactcactactataactcactattatgaatcggaaaatatggatctgtgcttctatacttctctgcttctattcgattgccgaaagggaacattccattattgttattgaggggaggaatgtccgagggaatgtcacttttgacgttttcaaattaagttgatatctaattattgtgaatgttttgctgaaaacgattaattcagatagtgaagatgaaatattataaaggtatacatttccaaaagacaaacagctaatgttaccatacagaattaattgcccgaaaaaaagtaatcgtttacagggaatattttttggtatattttaatgcatttttataggcaattattaaggtttttcaataaatttctatgtctgtactctgtactggattcgagctagccgaagctagttcgattgtgattggtagcactaagtttccatctctcttgtacgggatcgagcacattatgtttatttcccgttccttctgtctttattctaagtctgtatttttttcttagtatttattgatatagtcgtagataaagtatagtattcaacttgcggtaatggtcataactcacttgatgaattacagcactcgcctgtggctcgtgctgcaaacatcatctgcgtgagttatgacctacattaccgctcgttgaataatatactatttgattgaattttatagtgttaaaatattttttcattctattgtgctttttttttaattttcgcaaatgaatttttatttgatttgaattgagTTTATTGTATCTGAGAGTTTACTAGTTCAACTGTTGGTTTCGATTCAGGTAAATATATTTGTCGTTCCTATCTAAATCTTATCGAACCAAtgaactaacacaaaaattttaaacGTGGAATAAGTAATGGGACAAAGCACAGATGATTCAATGGTA
It contains:
- the LOC123681184 gene encoding uncharacterized protein LOC123681184 isoform X1 — encoded protein: MDQQALCSICDTVLINDTDTVVSVKERGLKKLIEKSIEKEDRKSELWLGKIEVSFHEKCRKSYPMSTSSIKRKSKLSTDPSSSHFTSSVVGPSILPASTSTNLNFDFVNLCFFCKMSLDRKHKRVHLIANKYTQDQILDIARRQNDEFSTELIKRIKDINLVDCKASYHHKCYVNFNKLVKEPKISTLKEQTARIFNQICKHIEESCQYTFSLRELKDIMGDDPLSHFVLFRMLKEKYKDDIFISHHRGKEPMIYYKTFDISKICSDWFTGDGDEMDDLQKQTILNVAVKILRNEIIKHDYRNTSYPPASSFLDDVVSSIPPLLTSFLGNLLCKDNSDQYSDNFIVRDSIAHSIVSYLRPKQFISSLQLAVGSYVHRKTGSRLIVDLLSKLGVCASYYHIQLHEACTVINPPALKINSDKPFAQFVFDNTDHNAKTLDGKETFHCLGGIVAYTPESSISFEENIVKFKKMPKPQELVSKHVIPQLPYGSFNTKALQSLEFIAIKNIPVRKSPVISTYYSAYLWAKFFEVKNVPSWKGYMEVLSSGIPYTMSQIVCLPFINGPPSNLTTLNSSLHYAAAETRKLNRQTCFVTYDQPLYAKALSIVQESNSEELKNVVVRLGGFHLLMSYLGAIGYIMSESGIEDLWTTVYAGDSVKKMLTGHAYARALRAHIMSFTALGIIICRSLKPSDEFQDSIKKFFGTWDSEPPLLTDCDDEPVITDMCERFVQQLAVMEKNGPTSKLWIQYFKSIIIALQFLEAERLGNWELHLQSVKEMLPFFHASGHYPYAKYAQIYLQQMADLELIMDPGEYDEFTKEGFFTIRRSEKAWAGIWSDMVIEQTLNRFFGTDLKHGRGVTSSVVTRYLVAMPSAFNIMECLETYCKIESSNSEQHVDISRSRITKDEVGIKKFLFWLDERNPFEVRTSLVSLSTGIIGGPTINCHNAVEVGLQGIATMVGKNIDNVSLSNAFKVKTLANAKSGMHIGDDFVAVDSFLLIQRISVFFHGNVEETRNALKYELSPFPLSLFDEHGLMRKTPKSELYNVFQPYIQSPALISGSGSIFVIDGGWLLHSYVWPHGKKYSDICNLYYSYLIKHFGSNVTVIFDGYSKETIGIKSYERYRRKEKCVAADVEISEDNLVTLTQKKFLSNIANKKQFVNLLSNNLQNRGISTNIASEDADLLIVKTAIDLKRRRNQSVTIVGNDIDLLIILISLVSDEEVIYFYKMTPGKQANVIYSTEYDKNLKPFLLFAHAFAGCDTTSAIFKKGKKSIISLLKKKPDLQALISVFYESNRSIEELYAVSEKIIFHLYGQSITDELTLGELRYRIFSLSAAAFKKEVILASLPPTESALREHTKRVYYQIQQWLGNNLNPDDWGWRRTLFMMIPIMSNAEPAPKELIDKVSCSCKTNCLSARCGCKKSGLKCNKFCKSCQGQSCDNASARSFNLEDDENEDKEDEERDDSDDENDDDGNVYEDENDGEEETTVEDGEQENEAICTGRKTVKNTRSKVSTQKIFCGCRTNCASARCSCRKSSLKCNELCKFCHGDTCNNSINAGVDTNEDSEYETHTKANDKDEETPTEEENEGSSTVRDSSPLDEIYINFEKF
- the LOC123681184 gene encoding uncharacterized protein LOC123681184 isoform X2; its protein translation is MDQQALCSICDTVLINDTDTVVSVKERGLKKLIEKSIEKEDRKSELWLGKIEVSFHEKCRKSYPMSTSSIKRKSKLSTDPSSSHFTSSVVGPSILPASTSTNLNFDFVNLCFFCKMSLDRKHKRVHLIANKYTQDQILDIARRQNDEFSTELIKRIKDINLVDCKASYHHKCYVNFNKLVKEPKISTLKEQTARIFNQICKHIEESCQYTFSLRELKDIMGDDPLSHFVLFRMLKEKYKDDIFISHHRGKEPMIYYKTFDISKICSDWFTGDGDEMDDLQKQTILNVAVKILRNEIIKHDYRNTSYPPASSFLDDVVSSIPPLLTSFLGNLLCKDNSDQYSDNFIVRDSIAHSIVSYLRPKQFISSLQLAVGSYVHRKTGSRLIVDLLSKLGVCASYYHIQLHEACTVINPPALKINSDKPFAQFVFDNTDHNAKTLDGKETFHCLGGIVAYTPESSISFEENIVKFKKMPKPQELVSKHVIPQLPYGSFNTKALQSLEFIAIKNIPVRKSPVISTYYSAYLWAKFFEVKNVPSWKGYMEVLSSGIPYTMSQIVCLPFINGPPSNLTTLNSSLHYAAAETRKLNRQTCFVTYDQPLYAKALSIVQESNSEELKNVVVRLGGFHLLMSYLGAIGYIMSESGIEDLWTTVYAGDSVKKMLTGHAYARALRAHIMSFTALGIIICRSLKPSDEFQDSIKKFFGTWDSEPPLLTDCDDEPVITDMCERFVQQLAVMEKNGPTSKLWIQYFKSIIIALQFLEAERLGNWELHLQSVKEMLPFFHASGHYPYAKYAQIYLQQMADLELIMDPGEYDEFTKEGFFTIRRSEKAWAGIWSDMVIEQTLNRFFGTDLKHGRGVTSSVVTRYLVAMPSAFNIMECLETYCKIESSNSEQHVDISRSRITKDEVGIKKFLFWLDERNPFEVRTSLVSLSTGIIGGPTINCHNAVEVGLQGIATMVGKNIDNVSLSNAFKVKTLANAKSGMHIGDDFVAVDSFLLIQRISVFFHGNVEETRNALKYELSPFPLSLFDEHGLMRKTPKSELYNVFQPYIQSPALISGSGSIFVIDGGWLLHSYVWPHGKKYSDICNLYYSYLIKHFGSNVTVIFDGYSKETIGIKSYERYRRKEKCVAADVEISEDNLVTLTQKKFLSNIANKKQFVNLLSNNLQNRGISTNIASEDADLLIVKTAIDLKRRRNQSVTIVGNDIDLLIILISLVSDEEVIYFYKMTPGKQANVIYSTEYDKNLKPFLLFAHAFAGCDTTSAIFKKGKKSIISLLKKKPDLQALISVFYESNRSIEELYAVSEKIIFHLYGQSITDELTLGELRYRIFSLSAAAFKKEVILASLPPTESALREHTKRVYYQIQQWLGNNLNPDDWGWRRTLFMMIPIMSNAEPAPKELIDKVSCSCKTNCLSARCGCKKSGLKCNKFCKSCQGQSCDNASARSFNLEDDENEDKEDEERDDSDDENDDDGNVYEDENDGEEETTVEDGEQENEAICTGRKTVKNTRSKVSTQKNQLCISKM